GGAAAACAGAGTATGTTAGCatacaaaacaaataacactAAAGACGTATTAATTAGTCTCTCTGACTGAGAGTATAAGATCCAGAGAGATGGAGAATGGACTAGGTTTAGTTAATAAGATTATTTTAACCTGAAGAAATGGTCTGCGCAGCAGAAGTTCGGCAAATATGCAGCCAGCAGCCCATACGTCAACTGCAGCGCCATATTGTTTTGCACCAAACAAAAGTTCTGGTGCTCTGTACCATCTAGCAAACACCTGTGCATCATAAGATAATATCAAGATAATGAAACAAGTAGAAACAACACCAAATAAGGTGCATTGCGCATCTATAGTAATCATGGTAgttcaaaggaaaaaaaaaggcaGAAATAGCTCTCAATTCAGGGGTTTGGTTCATAGCACAATCTATAATACAGAGATGAGATAGCAACTGCTTCATCTCTGTATAGACTTAAGATTACTTAATACATATCACAAAGAAGAAATCCATTGTAAGAGTTGACAAGAAATTTCATCAATTCAGAAACTAGCATACAACAAGAGAAATCAAAAGAGTTTCGAGATTACTTTAAATGAATTCATATAAGATTGGTTAACCACAATTTAGTATCACCGACCAATGTAGTTATAcaacaagcaaaaaaaaagaggcaaTGCGAAGAAAGCAATACCTGGTGGGTAAACTTACGATCTGGACTACCAAATATACGTGCTAACCCAAAATCTGCAAGTTTCAGCTGTCCATCAGGTCCAATCAACAAGTTATTTGGCTTCATATCCCTGAAGAAAAAACGACACATGCTGAGTTCTAAAACCAATCAGCATTagttagcttttttttttttttaaggataAACAAGTACCTGTGCAAAACCCGTTTCTCGTGGCAATAAGCAAGTCCCTTTAGTGTCATCAGAAGGTAAGATTTAACATCGGCAGGTGAGAGGAATACGTTGGAATCCCGGATGACACCTTCGAGGTCAGTCTCCATGAACTCAAACACAAGATGCAAGTTCTGCTTGTGAGGAAACGCATCAATCAAGAGGATAATATGGGGATGCTTTAGCTCTTTCAGCATTTTGATTTCCCTGAGAGCAGTGATGTTCACACCTTCCTTGTGTTTCCCAATCCTTATCTTCTTTATTGCTACTGTTTCTCCCGTCTTAGatccaaaattcaaaatcaaaagttAATAACTTGCAAGTCTAATTTTAACACCCAGAAGATTCGAAACTAACTCAAACAATTCAGAAAGCAATAGAATCGGTACTGCTACCCAACAgatccaaaaccctaatttcataGGCGAAATTTGAAACACAATTCAATCACCTTAGTGTCAGTGGCTTTGAAGACGACTCCGTAAGTGCCTTGCCCGAGGACCTCTTGCTTGAGATACCTATCTGCAACTTTCTTCGGCTGCTCCATCTCCGCCATTTTCGCCGGAGAAAGAAAAAGGTAGCCGTTGGCGCGTTTGCAGAGGCAATCGGCAAA
The Raphanus sativus cultivar WK10039 unplaced genomic scaffold, ASM80110v3 Scaffold3155, whole genome shotgun sequence genome window above contains:
- the LOC130506364 gene encoding cyclin-dependent kinase D-3; this translates as MAEMEQPKKVADRYLKQEVLGQGTYGVVFKATDTKTGETVAIKKIRIGKHKEGVNITALREIKMLKELKHPHIILLIDAFPHKQNLHLVFEFMETDLEGVIRDSNVFLSPADVKSYLLMTLKGLAYCHEKRVLHRDMKPNNLLIGPDGQLKLADFGLARIFGSPDRKFTHQVFARWYRAPELLFGAKQYGAAVDVWAAGCIFAELLLRRPFLQGNSDIDQLSKIFAAFGTPKADQWPDMKNLPDYVEYQFVPAPSLRSLFPTVSEDALDLLSKMFTYDPKARISIKQALEHRYFTFAPSPTDPAKLPKPVRKQETKASYGKHEAIKGISPPRKIRRVMPEHGRPDGMKSHVDKDQQAPMSLDFTVLAERPPNRPTITSADRSHLKRKLDLDFQ